In Phocoena phocoena chromosome 19, mPhoPho1.1, whole genome shotgun sequence, a genomic segment contains:
- the TAX1BP3 gene encoding tax1-binding protein 3 isoform X1, with protein sequence MSYVPGQPVTAVVQRVEIHKLRQGENLILGFSIGGGIDQDPSQNPFSEDKTDKGIYVTRVSEGGPAEIAGLQIGDKIMQVNGWDMTMVTHDQARKRLTKRSEEVVRLLVTRQSLQKAVQQSMLS encoded by the exons CAAAGAGTTGAAATTCACAAGTTGCGTCAAGGTGAGAACTTAATCCTGGGCTTCAGCATTGGAGGTGGAATTGACCAGGATCCCTCCCAGAATCCTTTCTCAGAAGACAAGACGGACAAG GGCATTTACGTCACACGGGTATCTGAAGGAGGCCCTGCGGAAATTGCTGGGCTGCAGATTGGGGACAAGATCATGCAG GTGAACGGCTGGGACATGACCATGGTCACACACGACCAGGCCCGGAAGCGGCTCACCAAGCGCTCGGAGGAGGTGGTGCGTCTGTTGGTGACGCGGCAGTCGCTGCAGAAGGCCGTGCAGCAGTCCATGCTGTCCTAG